Part of the Oceanispirochaeta sp. genome is shown below.
ATTCCTTCTTTCAGCCCGGCATTAAGTGGTTTCTCAGCCTGGCCATGATGATGGGACGCCTTGAAATTTATACGGTGATGGTACTATTCATACCTCATTTCTGGAAAAAGCTTTAATTAATAAAATAATTAACCCACAAACAGCTTGATAGTTCCGATAAGGGTTCCCAGAATGACAAACATTCGAAAGGGCCTTTCAGGGATGACCCGGACCAATTTAAGCCCCAGAAACAATCCAAGAAGAATAAAGGGAGACAGAAACAGTGAGATTTTCAGTGTTTCCCAGGTCAATGACTCCCAGACAAAGAGATGTATAGGGATTTTTATAAGATTCACGATAAAAAAGAAGACAGCTCCAGTGCCTATAAACACCTTTTTGGGCAGATTCATGGAAAGGAGATAGAGGGCCATGATCGGCCCCGCCGCATTCCCCATTATGGTGGAAATCCCCCCGGTGAATCCCGCAGCCCCGTGGGCAGCCCAATGATCAGGAAGTATCAGGTTTCTGCTTGAATACTCCTTATAAATCATCAGCATCAGACAAATCAAGATAAAGACGGCCATCACAAAAATAAAAATCCTGTCCGGCACCATCTGACCCAGAAACATTCCAGCAGTTAATCCCAACAATGTTGAGGGGAGGAGCTGCTTCAGATAGGACCACTTAATGCTTTTTCTGTAGATATACACCGAAAAGAGGTCTCCCAGAAGAAGAAGGGGCAACACTGTAGATGAGGAGGCCTTCCCACCAAAGTAAGAGGCAAAAATGGGAATCACGATGATACTGATTCCTCTGAGACCGGCTTTATTTCCACCTATAGTGAGGGCACAGAGAGCCAGGATTAGCCAATCCTGTCCTGACAGAGTTTCAATTAACAATAGTATTTCCCTTATTCACGTATACCTGCGGGCAATGGCCTGAACAGAGCCTTTGTAACTGCCCCCGAAAAGATTAAGATGATTGAGCATATGATACAGATTATACAGATCCCGCCTTTCCGGATAACCCGGGTCCAGGGGCCATTCCTTCTCATAGGCTCTATAGAAAGAGGGCTCAAACCCTCCGAAAAGTTCGGTCATGGCCAGATCCGCTTCCCTGTGGCCATAATAGGGGGCAGGATCTAGAATCCAGGCCTTCCCGTCGGGACCACAGATAAAATTGCCCGACCAGAGATCGCCATGGAGCAGACTGGATCTGCCCTCCCCGCAGGGAATGAGGACCTGGTCCAGATGCAACATGACTCTTTCCAACTGGGAGACCATGTCCCTGTCGACACGTCCTTTATCCCTGGCCATCTTCAGCTGATACTCCAGACGGCATATTCTGAAAAACTCAATCCAGCTCTCTATAGGTGAATTGAGCTGCCGACTGGCTCCAATATAATTGTCAGAATCAAATCCACAGCAGATTCGTCGGTCATTTTTATGAAGCAAAGCCAGAGAGCGCCCGAAGTCTTCCCAAAAAGAGCTTTGTCTGCTTCCAGGGGCGAGATATTCCATCAGAAGGAATGAAAAAGCCCCCTCTGTACCACCGGAAAAGACTTCTGGTACACCCGGTGCTCCCCTGCACTGTGCCAGGGCCTTCAGTCCGGCGGCTTCCTGCAGAAACATATCCTGGGAGACGGCGGTATTCCTTTTTATAAAAATCTGCCGCCCGGTGGACAGAGTCAGGACGGAGCAGCTGCTGATGCACCCGCCGCCGATGCTCCTTTCGGTTCTAACCATTATGTCAGTTCCCGCCAGGGCTTCCAAAGCCTCCTGAAGTGATCCGTACCAGGGAAAAGGTGTCATGTCAGCCTAATCTCTCTTTCAATTTGTCCACCAGAACCCGGCAGCTTCTGTCTACTATTTCATACACAGCCTCAAATCCCTCGGGTCCTCCGTACCAGGGATCGGGAACATCCGTCCCACCCTGGGGGTCCCATTCTCTCATAAGATGAATTTTTTCCTCATGATGAGATGTAGCATAAGCCCTGATGTCTTTTAGATTAGACTTATCCATGGGAATAATCAGATCGTATTCATCAAGATCGGAAGGCTCAAATCTTCGGGAATAATGATCGATGATCACCCCATGATCCTGAGCGGTTCGGCGCATTCTGGGGTCGGCGGGATCTCCTAAATGCCAGGTCCCCATCCCGCAGGATTCGGTCAATATATTCAGCCCCGCTTCTTCTGCTCTTTTTTCAAAAATAGCATGAGCCAGTGGAGAGCGGCAGATATTACCCAGACAGACAAACATAACTTTTAAATCGGACATGTATTTATTATATAGAGAGTATACTGACAGGGTAAAGGCTAATTAGAATCAATCAGAGCTGTGCTGTTTTTCTGATCTTTTCCTGATATAGTTTTTGATCTGCCAGTGACATGAGTTCTGATATTGAAGAGTTCTTATTCTCACTATACAGGACCATACCGAAACTACAGGAAATTTTATATTGCTGGGGATCATTTAGATTCAGTTCTTCTTCAGCCTTGTGGAGCCTCTGATGAAGAACCTGCATAAAGTTTTCCGGAATCCCGGCAAATACAGCCACAAACTCATCTCCCCCCAGCCGGGCAATGATATCACTTTCTCTTGAAGCAGTTCTAATTATTTTACTGATAGAAATAATGGCATGATCTCCCTGATTATGGCCAAATTGATCGTTGATTGTTTTTAATCCGTCCAAATCTCCAAAAAGGAGAATCAGATCACTTTTATCCTGGCGTACGGTTTCCAGAACCTGTCCTGCCAGATCCATAAATCCACGACGATTATATAGGCCTGTCAGTTCATCCTTGTAGGATAAGTGCTCCAGCGTCTTATTGGCTGTTTCCAGGCCCTGATAGGCTTTTTTCAACTGTTTTTCTGCATAATTTCTCTCTTCAATTAAACGGATCTGTTTTAAGGAAGAGGCTGTTTGAAAGCTCAATGCATCAATAAAGACTCCATCATGGACTGATAACTCTTTTTTGAAAACAAAAAATATAATACCCCAATAATAATCTGTGGTAACAAGAGGCCTGAATAGAAGAGTACCTTTTTCCCAGACATACTTCAGTTCTGAAGGAATCAAAACAGATCCCTTATATTTGAGAGGTAAATTGATTTTCCCCTCTGTTTTGGAATAAAAATATTCGAGAGAATATTCATCCACAGGAGCCCCCGGGTTCAATAAAGAAATACCGCAGACATCTACATTATACTGCCTTAATTCCAGGTCAAGGAGCTCTCTGATTTCATCAAAATTTGAAACACTGATCATTTTGTTGGACATGGTATTCAATTTCCGCATCAGATAATCCCCCCTCACTCTTCTACTGGTAAGAGAATATTCGGACTGTATATGAATCATGACCCTCAACTGATGCCAGACCTTCTCAAAACCGTCTCTCTCTTCAGCTTTTAAATCAGGAAGGATCATTTGCCGCTGTCTTGATAAAAAGTCCTGCATTTTTCTGGTTGAAAATCCCTGAAACTGCTGATCCCTGAATTGATCCATCAGTGGTTTATATTTAAACATTGACTCAATAAAACAATGATCGCTGTCATTTTTAATATCCCGGAACATTTGTTTGATGAGAAAATCTTTTTCTTCACTACTACTTTTAGAAAGTAAAAAAGGATGTAATGGAAGGATCTCCTTTTTCATGGTCTTATCAATTGTATTTAAACTGACATTCACAATCATATCAGGAATACAGCCGCAGGACTCTCTGAATACAGGTTTTACCGGTAACACAATGTCTTCAGGAAGGACGTCTCCCTGAATAAGGCGTATGAGATTTGTATAGGCTTCCTGACCCAATTTATGAATCTGCTGGTCCTGAGTTGTGATTCCGGGTTGTATAGAGATCGCGTCATCTGAATTATCAAAACCAGTGAGCGCCAGATCATTGGGAAGTGAGACTCCCAGCCTGTTCAGTTCCATCACAGCAGCCGATGCCATGGTATCACAGCTGAAGGCAGCAGCGCTTATCCTTGAATCTTTTAATAACTTATATATTTCTCCGGCAGCTAAATATCCTGACTCAGGAGTAAAATCACCTTTTATTATTAAATCCTGGTCATAAAGAATGTGATGCTCCAACAAGGCGTCCTTATAACCTCTAATCCTGTCAACTGCCTCGGGATGAGTTTCGGGTCCATGAATATACGCAATGCGGGAGTGTCCGTGTTCTTCAATCAGATGCAAAACCATCTCTTTCATACCCTGATAATTATCAATACCCAGGTTATGATGACCTTTGACCCGATAAGCAATATTTATCAGGGGTTTAGAAGAAAACTGATTCAAAAAACTTCTGACTTTTTCTTCTGAAATGAATTGTCCCAACCCTCCACCGTAGACAATGAGCCCATCCACATCCTTATTAGAAGCCAGATTATAAAGTTTATATTGTATATTTCCACGAACATCACTGCCCAGTAAACTTACAACCCGATCGCCATTAGATTCAGCAATTGTGCGCACTCCATCTAAAAGAGTTTTACCAAGAGGGTAGGAAATATGTGGTATTAGCAAAGTGATTGTCAATAAAAATCCTTTTACTTATTATAGTTATGATTATATACCATAGTTTCTCCGGATGACAGGAAATGCAAGATTGTCATGTTCCGGGGAAATAAAAATCAGCTTGAAAGCATGCTGGTCAAAGATTCAGCAAGGGTATGCCATATTTTGAGACGTTTTTCATCATCATTCTCCAGAAGGGTCACTCTGAAACCAGGCAGATCTGTACAAAAACCGCTGAGAGGAACTGTACAGAGACCTGTGGCACCAAGCAGATTATAAACTAGTTTCTTATCCGGAGCGGCTCTGGACATCGGTTCCCTTAAAAATTCTTCTACAAGAGGAGGCATTTCCAGTGTTTTCCAATTCGTCAGAGACTCGGGATCGATAAGAACAGTCAGATAAAAAGCCCCCCGGGGCAGATTAACCCTGATTCCCGGGACCTTGTTCAGGATATCCACGGCCTCAACGGCTCTTTCAGCAAAAATGGCGGCTCGACCTTCCAGATGTGGAATATACCGGGGATCACCCATAACCAGTGGGATGGATAATTGAGGCAGGGTGGTAGAACAAACTTCCAGGCGTTTTGCATTAATCAGAGTCTGTATAAAACTGTCAAAATTGGCGTCTCTGTGGCGATTGAAAACCTCGAGCCAACCGCAGCGTCCCCCCGGCCAGGGGTACTCTTTGCTGATGCTGCGCATGGCTATTCCAGGGACTTCGCCGATCACTTCGCTGAGATGACAGGTCTTCCCTCCGTTGTAGACAATATGGGCATAGGTTTCATCGCTGATGACAAAAAGATCATACCGCCGGGCGATGTCCACAATCTGCTTCAGGACTTCTGTCGGGTAGACAGCCCCGGTAGGATTATCTGGATTGATGAGGAGGATACCGGCAATTGAGTCATTGTAGCGGACCTTCTTTTCCAGATCATCCAGATCGGGCATCCAGTTCTTCTCAGGATCCAGGGTATAGGTCATATGATTGTATCCTGAGTGGGCAGCCTCAGCAGAAGACAGGGTGGAATAGGCCGGCGAGGGTCCGATGACCCGTGCCTCTCTTTTCAGGAAGGCAAAGACTGTCGACACAGCATCTCCCAGACCGTTAAAAAAAATGAGATCATTCGCCGTTATTTCACAGCCTCCCCTTTTGTTCACAAGGTCTGCCAGAAATTTCCTGGTATTGAGGTCCCCTTCTGTGGCCGTGTAGGCATAACTCTTACTGTCAGAGGCCAAACCAGTGATGATATCCCGTATCCAGGGAGCAATTTCTTCTCCTTTCTGAACGGGGTCACCGATATTTTCATATATGACCTCGACACCCAGTTCTTCCAGCTTGTGAGCTGTTCCCACAATTTCACGGATTTCGTAATGGAGCTGATCGGCTCCCTCCCAAACGATGTTCCTGCGCATACGATTTTCCCTTCCACCACGGATGATCAAAAATGTTGGCTGTTTAATAAAAAAAAAGCCGCGATCCTGATGGTACCGCGGCGTATTAGACGTGTTGATTTACGTCAGCCTGCGATTCCTTTTCAGAAAAGCTGCGGCTGCCGCTGCGTTGAGGCTACAAAAACTGTAGTGACTGTTTCGCAAATTCATTAGACATATCGTAACTGCTGGTTCTTATTGGGTCAAGTCAGAATTGTAAAACTATTGACTCTGAATTAAAACTTGGCCTAGACTCAGAAACTGCGGGGGAAGTATGACTAAAATTGTATCCTGGAATGTGAATGGAATCAGGGCTGTCGAGGGTAAGGGTCTCTTTAAATGGATGGACGAGTTTACTGAAAACGGCTATACCGACACCTTCAGGGTTTTTCATAAGGAGCCGGAACAGTACAGCTGGTGGTCCTACAGAATGAAAGCAAGAGACAGGAATGTGGGGTGGCGTCTGGATTACTTTTGTGTCAATGACGATTTTCTGGATCAGGTGGAAGACAGTCTGATTCATCAGGAAATCCTGGGAAGCGATCACTGTCCCGTTGAATTGATTATAAAATAAAGCTGATTGAAAATTTTGGAGAAAATGGTAGTTCAGAACAGGGAAGATTAACAATTGCTTGTGAAAAAGCCGACAATCGGAAGAGGAGAAAACGAAAAGAATGAGATTGAAGTATAATGCTCCCGTCACCCTGTCTTTCGGGCTTATCTGTACCTTTATCCTGGTTTGTGATCAGTACCTTGTTCCCGGCCTGGTTCAGGGAGTCTTTACTGCCGAG
Proteins encoded:
- a CDS encoding sulfite exporter TauE/SafE family protein — encoded protein: MLIETLSGQDWLILALCALTIGGNKAGLRGISIIVIPIFASYFGGKASSSTVLPLLLLGDLFSVYIYRKSIKWSYLKQLLPSTLLGLTAGMFLGQMVPDRIFIFVMAVFILICLMLMIYKEYSSRNLILPDHWAAHGAAGFTGGISTIMGNAAGPIMALYLLSMNLPKKVFIGTGAVFFFIVNLIKIPIHLFVWESLTWETLKISLFLSPFILLGLFLGLKLVRVIPERPFRMFVILGTLIGTIKLFVG
- a CDS encoding fructosamine kinase family protein, with the protein product MTPFPWYGSLQEALEALAGTDIMVRTERSIGGGCISSCSVLTLSTGRQIFIKRNTAVSQDMFLQEAAGLKALAQCRGAPGVPEVFSGGTEGAFSFLLMEYLAPGSRQSSFWEDFGRSLALLHKNDRRICCGFDSDNYIGASRQLNSPIESWIEFFRICRLEYQLKMARDKGRVDRDMVSQLERVMLHLDQVLIPCGEGRSSLLHGDLWSGNFICGPDGKAWILDPAPYYGHREADLAMTELFGGFEPSFYRAYEKEWPLDPGYPERRDLYNLYHMLNHLNLFGGSYKGSVQAIARRYT
- a CDS encoding low molecular weight protein-tyrosine-phosphatase; the protein is MSDLKVMFVCLGNICRSPLAHAIFEKRAEEAGLNILTESCGMGTWHLGDPADPRMRRTAQDHGVIIDHYSRRFEPSDLDEYDLIIPMDKSNLKDIRAYATSHHEEKIHLMREWDPQGGTDVPDPWYGGPEGFEAVYEIVDRSCRVLVDKLKERLG
- a CDS encoding GGDEF domain-containing protein codes for the protein MTITLLIPHISYPLGKTLLDGVRTIAESNGDRVVSLLGSDVRGNIQYKLYNLASNKDVDGLIVYGGGLGQFISEEKVRSFLNQFSSKPLINIAYRVKGHHNLGIDNYQGMKEMVLHLIEEHGHSRIAYIHGPETHPEAVDRIRGYKDALLEHHILYDQDLIIKGDFTPESGYLAAGEIYKLLKDSRISAAAFSCDTMASAAVMELNRLGVSLPNDLALTGFDNSDDAISIQPGITTQDQQIHKLGQEAYTNLIRLIQGDVLPEDIVLPVKPVFRESCGCIPDMIVNVSLNTIDKTMKKEILPLHPFLLSKSSSEEKDFLIKQMFRDIKNDSDHCFIESMFKYKPLMDQFRDQQFQGFSTRKMQDFLSRQRQMILPDLKAEERDGFEKVWHQLRVMIHIQSEYSLTSRRVRGDYLMRKLNTMSNKMISVSNFDEIRELLDLELRQYNVDVCGISLLNPGAPVDEYSLEYFYSKTEGKINLPLKYKGSVLIPSELKYVWEKGTLLFRPLVTTDYYWGIIFFVFKKELSVHDGVFIDALSFQTASSLKQIRLIEERNYAEKQLKKAYQGLETANKTLEHLSYKDELTGLYNRRGFMDLAGQVLETVRQDKSDLILLFGDLDGLKTINDQFGHNQGDHAIISISKIIRTASRESDIIARLGGDEFVAVFAGIPENFMQVLHQRLHKAEEELNLNDPQQYKISCSFGMVLYSENKNSSISELMSLADQKLYQEKIRKTAQL
- a CDS encoding pyridoxal phosphate-dependent aminotransferase; protein product: MRRNIVWEGADQLHYEIREIVGTAHKLEELGVEVIYENIGDPVQKGEEIAPWIRDIITGLASDSKSYAYTATEGDLNTRKFLADLVNKRGGCEITANDLIFFNGLGDAVSTVFAFLKREARVIGPSPAYSTLSSAEAAHSGYNHMTYTLDPEKNWMPDLDDLEKKVRYNDSIAGILLINPDNPTGAVYPTEVLKQIVDIARRYDLFVISDETYAHIVYNGGKTCHLSEVIGEVPGIAMRSISKEYPWPGGRCGWLEVFNRHRDANFDSFIQTLINAKRLEVCSTTLPQLSIPLVMGDPRYIPHLEGRAAIFAERAVEAVDILNKVPGIRVNLPRGAFYLTVLIDPESLTNWKTLEMPPLVEEFLREPMSRAAPDKKLVYNLLGATGLCTVPLSGFCTDLPGFRVTLLENDDEKRLKIWHTLAESLTSMLSS
- a CDS encoding exodeoxyribonuclease III, yielding MTKIVSWNVNGIRAVEGKGLFKWMDEFTENGYTDTFRVFHKEPEQYSWWSYRMKARDRNVGWRLDYFCVNDDFLDQVEDSLIHQEILGSDHCPVELIIK